In Xanthomonas theicola, a single genomic region encodes these proteins:
- a CDS encoding 2-hydroxyacid dehydrogenase, protein MSARPRVWVSQPLFDDVVARLSAHCALTTTQDVTKYSPAQLAAALAPLDGALVTLNERIGAAEIAAASRLRAIANVGYNNLDLDALSAAGIVASNTPDVLTETTADLGFALLMAAARRITESERWLREGQWRQWSFQTMLGADVHGSTLGILGMGRIGQAIARRAAGFSMRVLYHNRSRLPAEVERAHAADYVGFDELLARADHLLLVLPYSAQSHHILDAAALAQMRPTATLVNIARGGLVDEPALADALAHGRLAAAGLDVYEGEPAVRPELLALRKVVLTPHIGSASDATRRAMVALAVDNLLAALGIGADAGRPPNALNLDAIAAAGNGGGIGAGKKR, encoded by the coding sequence ATGTCCGCCAGGCCGCGGGTGTGGGTCAGCCAGCCGCTGTTCGACGACGTCGTCGCACGGCTCAGCGCGCATTGCGCGCTGACCACCACCCAGGACGTGACCAAGTATTCGCCGGCGCAGCTGGCCGCCGCCCTGGCGCCGCTGGACGGTGCGCTGGTGACGCTCAACGAGCGCATCGGCGCGGCCGAGATCGCTGCCGCGTCGCGCCTGCGCGCCATCGCCAACGTCGGCTACAACAACCTGGACCTGGACGCGCTCAGCGCGGCCGGCATCGTCGCCAGCAACACGCCCGACGTGCTCACCGAGACCACCGCCGACCTCGGCTTCGCCTTGCTGATGGCCGCGGCGCGGCGCATCACCGAGTCCGAGCGCTGGCTGCGCGAGGGGCAGTGGCGGCAATGGTCGTTCCAGACCATGCTCGGCGCCGACGTGCACGGCAGCACCCTGGGCATCCTCGGCATGGGCCGCATCGGCCAGGCCATCGCGCGCCGCGCCGCCGGTTTCTCGATGCGCGTGCTGTACCACAACCGCAGCCGCCTGCCGGCCGAGGTGGAGCGCGCGCACGCCGCCGACTACGTCGGCTTCGACGAACTGCTGGCGCGCGCCGATCACCTGCTGCTGGTGCTGCCGTATTCGGCGCAGTCGCACCACATCCTCGACGCCGCGGCGCTGGCGCAGATGCGGCCGACCGCGACGCTGGTGAACATCGCCCGCGGCGGCCTGGTCGATGAGCCGGCGCTGGCAGATGCCCTCGCGCACGGGCGCCTGGCCGCGGCCGGGCTGGACGTGTACGAAGGCGAGCCGGCGGTGCGCCCGGAATTGCTGGCGCTGCGCAAGGTGGTGCTGACCCCGCACATCGGCAGCGCCAGCGACGCGACCCGCCGCGCGATGGTGGCGCTGGCGGTGGACAACCTGCTGGCCGCGCTGGGCATCGGCGCCGACGCCGGGCGTCCGCCGAATGCGTTGAACCTGGACGCGATCGCGGCTGCCGGCAACGGCGGCGGCATTGGCGCGGGCAAAAAACGATAG
- a CDS encoding aspartate-semialdehyde dehydrogenase → MSNEPRRFNVAVVGATGAVGETMLAILVERDFPVATLYPLASERSAGGQVEFKGQNVTVLDLATFDPTGVDIALFSAGGAISKEYAPTFAAAGAVVIDNSSAFRYDDDVPLVVSEVNPQALQQRPRGIVANPNCSTMQMLVALAPLHREYNIERINVATYQSVSGGGRSALEELGKQTGQLLNFQDIDPQRFPVQIAFNLIPHIDDFLDNGFTKEEMKLVWETRKILGDDSIQVNPTAVRVPVFYGHSEAVAIETTRKVTVEQARAVLAAAPGVEVVDERKAGGYPTPVTHASGNDAVYVGRIREDLSHPRGLNLWIVSDNIRKGAALNAVQLAELVAQEG, encoded by the coding sequence ATGAGCAACGAACCCCGTCGTTTCAACGTCGCCGTCGTCGGCGCCACCGGCGCCGTCGGCGAAACCATGCTGGCCATCCTCGTCGAGCGCGATTTCCCCGTCGCCACCCTGTATCCGCTGGCCTCCGAGCGCTCGGCCGGCGGCCAGGTCGAATTCAAGGGCCAGAACGTCACCGTGCTCGACCTGGCCACCTTCGACCCCACCGGTGTGGACATTGCGCTGTTCTCCGCCGGCGGCGCCATCTCCAAGGAATACGCGCCGACGTTCGCCGCCGCCGGCGCGGTGGTGATCGACAATTCCTCCGCGTTCCGCTACGACGACGACGTGCCGCTGGTGGTGTCGGAAGTGAACCCGCAGGCGCTGCAGCAGCGTCCGCGCGGCATCGTCGCCAATCCCAACTGCTCGACCATGCAGATGCTGGTGGCGCTGGCGCCGCTGCATCGCGAGTACAACATCGAGCGGATCAACGTGGCCACCTACCAGTCGGTGTCCGGCGGCGGCCGCTCGGCGCTGGAGGAACTGGGCAAGCAGACCGGCCAGCTGCTCAACTTCCAGGACATCGACCCGCAGCGCTTCCCGGTGCAGATCGCCTTCAACCTGATCCCGCACATCGACGACTTCCTCGACAACGGCTTCACCAAGGAAGAGATGAAGCTGGTCTGGGAGACGCGCAAGATCCTCGGCGACGACAGCATCCAGGTGAACCCGACCGCGGTGCGCGTGCCGGTGTTCTACGGCCACTCCGAAGCGGTGGCGATCGAGACCACCCGAAAGGTGACGGTGGAGCAGGCGCGCGCCGTGCTGGCCGCCGCGCCGGGCGTGGAGGTGGTCGACGAGCGCAAGGCCGGCGGCTATCCGACCCCGGTCACCCACGCCTCCGGCAACGACGCGGTCTACGTCGGCCGCATCCGCGAGGACCTCTCGCATCCGCGCGGCCTCAACCTGTGGATCGTCTCCGACAACATCCGCAAGGGCGCCGCCCTCAACGCGGTGCAACTGGCCGAACTGGTGGCGCAGGAAGGCTGA
- a CDS encoding type IV pilus assembly protein FimV, which produces MLLLACSQAALALGLGDIRVLSKPGEPFLAEIPVISNEPGELENARVALASPATFARVGLQRPDGLVGDLQFQFAQTNQGRAVIRVSSRMPVQVPSLSFLIEVDWGQGRLIREYSALVDAPNTAAAIDAPTIDAPAAALPSDRIVRSAPLPPAAAPNAPTAAVRSVPAPVAAPGDALAPVQRGQTLSQIAGQLARGNGHSLDQTMLALLRANPDAFIRGNVNLLKQGAVLRTPRQEELASIDAAAAAAIVREQAAQWRQARVPVPQPAQAQQAVANATDASARPAATAGARLEIAPAVPAQRDNAGTRSGTGAGDEGDMVATQQLQQAREDLAARDAEVQELRSRVEQLEKLKSQQQQLIALKDSDLAAAQKRLTQAGQTQAPAQPAPAAANGWPLWLWGGLALLVLGVGALLLSRRRKPSPLPPLPRHDDDTAALAAAVPVVAHRHMDAPDLPPLDERTHDVAEDEAYEEQAYQEQAFERKLAGHAPRHDDADDVPVAEHPHFALRPDAEAEVAPVAQAPIDADAPWRQPPPVLAPTPVAPAVAARHEPTWHQEDVPAAAEPIAEREPTHPPIGRERLELAVAYMDLGDNETARTLLTEVAAGGDPAARAEAVQLLGRLG; this is translated from the coding sequence GTGCTGTTGCTGGCCTGCAGCCAGGCCGCGCTGGCGCTGGGGTTGGGCGACATCCGCGTGCTGTCCAAGCCGGGCGAGCCGTTCCTGGCCGAGATCCCGGTGATTTCCAACGAGCCCGGCGAACTGGAGAACGCGCGCGTGGCGCTGGCCTCGCCCGCAACCTTCGCCCGGGTCGGGCTGCAGCGCCCCGACGGGCTGGTCGGCGACCTTCAGTTCCAGTTCGCCCAGACCAACCAGGGCCGCGCGGTGATCCGGGTCAGCAGCCGCATGCCGGTCCAGGTGCCGTCGCTGAGCTTCCTGATCGAGGTCGACTGGGGCCAGGGCCGGCTGATCCGTGAATACTCGGCGCTGGTCGATGCGCCCAACACCGCCGCCGCGATCGATGCGCCGACGATCGATGCACCGGCCGCGGCGCTGCCGTCCGACCGCATCGTCCGCAGCGCGCCGTTGCCGCCGGCGGCCGCGCCGAATGCGCCGACAGCAGCGGTGCGCAGCGTGCCGGCGCCGGTGGCTGCGCCCGGCGACGCGTTGGCGCCGGTGCAGCGCGGACAGACCTTGTCGCAGATCGCCGGGCAGCTGGCGCGCGGCAACGGTCATTCGCTGGACCAGACCATGCTCGCGCTGCTGCGCGCCAACCCGGATGCGTTCATCCGCGGCAACGTCAACCTGCTCAAACAGGGTGCGGTGCTGCGCACGCCACGCCAGGAGGAATTGGCCAGCATCGATGCCGCCGCCGCCGCCGCCATCGTCCGCGAGCAGGCCGCGCAATGGCGTCAGGCGCGCGTGCCGGTGCCGCAGCCGGCACAGGCGCAGCAGGCCGTGGCGAATGCGACGGACGCTTCCGCCCGCCCGGCCGCGACTGCCGGCGCACGCCTGGAAATCGCGCCGGCGGTGCCGGCGCAGCGCGACAACGCAGGAACCAGGTCCGGCACCGGTGCCGGCGATGAGGGAGACATGGTGGCGACTCAACAATTGCAGCAGGCGCGCGAAGACCTCGCGGCACGCGATGCCGAGGTCCAGGAACTGCGCTCGCGGGTCGAGCAGCTGGAAAAGCTCAAGTCCCAGCAGCAGCAACTGATCGCGTTGAAGGACAGCGACCTGGCCGCGGCGCAGAAGCGCCTGACCCAGGCCGGGCAGACCCAGGCCCCGGCGCAGCCCGCGCCGGCGGCGGCCAACGGCTGGCCGCTGTGGCTGTGGGGCGGATTGGCGCTGTTGGTGCTGGGCGTCGGCGCATTGCTGCTGTCGCGCCGCCGCAAACCCTCGCCGTTGCCGCCGCTGCCGCGGCACGACGACGACACGGCGGCGCTGGCCGCGGCGGTGCCGGTGGTGGCGCATCGCCACATGGATGCCCCGGACCTGCCTCCACTGGACGAGCGCACGCACGACGTGGCCGAAGACGAGGCGTACGAAGAGCAGGCTTACCAGGAGCAGGCGTTCGAGCGCAAGCTGGCCGGGCATGCGCCGCGTCACGACGACGCGGACGACGTGCCGGTAGCGGAGCATCCGCACTTCGCATTGCGCCCCGATGCCGAGGCCGAGGTTGCGCCCGTGGCGCAGGCGCCGATCGACGCCGACGCGCCATGGCGGCAGCCGCCGCCGGTGCTGGCGCCGACCCCGGTCGCGCCAGCGGTTGCGGCACGCCACGAGCCGACCTGGCATCAGGAGGATGTGCCGGCCGCCGCCGAACCGATCGCCGAGCGGGAGCCGACCCATCCGCCGATCGGCCGCGAGCGCCTGGAGCTGGCCGTGGCCTACATGGACTTGGGCGACAACGAAACCGCGCGGACTCTGCTGACCGAAGTGGCGGCCGGTGGCGATCCGGCGGCGCGTGCCGAGGCCGTGCAGTTGCTGGGACGCCTGGGCTGA
- the truA gene encoding tRNA pseudouridine(38-40) synthase TruA has translation MRYALGVEYDGSQFQGWQQLGESGGPSVQAALQAALSSVADMPVSVVCAGRTDAGVHGECQVVHFDCAALRAPRGWVLGATARLPASVCVRWCVPAADDFHARFSARARRYRYRLLNRQVRPALYRQTLSWERRPLQAEAMHAAAQALLGEQDFSAFRSIQCQALHARRELQSIAVTRVGEVVEVQVQANAFLHHMVRNIVGSLIMVGTGDKPVPWIGELLAGRDRRVAGPTAPPQGLAFVGPLYPAICKLPAEVTL, from the coding sequence ATGCGTTACGCATTGGGGGTGGAATACGACGGCAGCCAATTCCAGGGCTGGCAGCAGCTCGGCGAATCCGGCGGGCCGAGCGTGCAGGCGGCGCTGCAGGCGGCGCTGTCGTCGGTGGCCGACATGCCGGTGAGCGTGGTCTGCGCCGGCCGCACCGACGCCGGCGTGCACGGCGAGTGCCAGGTGGTGCACTTCGATTGCGCCGCGCTGCGCGCGCCGCGCGGCTGGGTGCTCGGCGCCACCGCGCGGCTGCCGGCCTCGGTCTGCGTGCGCTGGTGCGTGCCGGCCGCGGACGATTTCCATGCGCGGTTCTCGGCGCGCGCGCGGCGCTACCGCTACCGCCTGCTCAACCGCCAGGTACGCCCGGCGCTGTACCGGCAGACGCTGAGCTGGGAACGGCGGCCGCTGCAGGCCGAGGCGATGCACGCCGCGGCGCAGGCGCTGCTGGGCGAACAGGACTTCAGCGCATTCCGCAGCATCCAGTGCCAGGCGCTGCATGCGCGCCGCGAACTGCAGTCGATCGCGGTGACCCGGGTCGGCGAGGTCGTCGAGGTCCAGGTCCAGGCCAATGCATTCCTTCATCACATGGTGCGCAATATCGTAGGCTCCCTAATCATGGTGGGAACGGGCGACAAGCCGGTGCCCTGGATCGGCGAACTGCTCGCCGGGCGCGACCGTCGCGTCGCAGGCCCGACCGCGCCACCGCAGGGGCTGGCGTTCGTCGGTCCCCTCTATCCCGCCATCTGCAAGCTTCCGGCCGAGGTCACCCTATGA
- a CDS encoding phosphoribosylanthranilate isomerase produces the protein MNRTLYRTRIKFCGMTRAGDIRLAGELGVDSVGFVFAHGSPRRVAPAEARAMRQAAAPMVDVVALFRDNPKDEVREVLRTLRPTLLQFHGDEDDGFCRGFNLPYLKAVPMGGSDVNARTLQLQYPNAAGFLFDSHAPGESGGSGKTFDWTRLPTGLHRPFLLAGGITADNVFDAIVATLAWGVDVSSGIESQPGIKDGHKMRKFVEEVRRADCHELANGC, from the coding sequence ATGAATCGAACGCTGTATCGCACCCGCATCAAGTTCTGCGGCATGACCCGTGCCGGCGACATCCGCCTGGCGGGCGAGCTTGGGGTGGATTCGGTAGGGTTCGTGTTCGCGCACGGCAGCCCGCGGCGGGTGGCCCCGGCCGAAGCCCGCGCGATGCGGCAGGCGGCCGCGCCGATGGTGGACGTGGTCGCGCTGTTCCGCGACAACCCCAAGGACGAGGTGCGCGAGGTGCTGCGCACGTTGCGGCCGACCCTGCTGCAGTTCCACGGCGACGAGGACGACGGCTTCTGCCGCGGCTTCAACCTGCCGTACCTGAAGGCGGTGCCGATGGGCGGCAGCGACGTCAACGCCCGCACCCTGCAGCTGCAGTACCCGAACGCCGCCGGCTTCCTGTTCGACAGCCATGCCCCCGGCGAGAGCGGCGGCTCCGGCAAGACCTTCGACTGGACGCGCCTGCCCACCGGCCTGCACCGGCCGTTCCTGCTCGCCGGGGGCATCACCGCCGACAACGTGTTCGACGCGATCGTGGCGACGCTGGCGTGGGGCGTCGACGTCTCCAGTGGCATCGAGAGCCAGCCCGGCATCAAGGACGGGCACAAGATGCGCAAGTTCGTCGAGGAAGTGCGCCGCGCCGACTGCCACGAACTGGCCAACGGCTGCTGA
- a CDS encoding LysR family transcriptional regulator, whose protein sequence is MSSLRRLPSLNALRAFEAAARLRSVGRAAAELHVTHGAVSRQIRLLEEELGLALLQREGRGIRPTAAGERLREAAGGAFAQLQDAVAELRRPARPSALVLGCPGSILARWMIPRLQALQRDLPALTLHLSAHEGEFGADLDGLDAALLLGQAPWPDGWQVQVLAPERIGAVLSPALPHAQALAASPPSALLRQRLLHTASRPQAWPAWAQAHGLDPAALRYGTGFEHLYYLLEAALAGIGVAIAPQPLVADELVSGRLLAPWGFTDTGGQWALCATSERDDPRIDALAGWLRMQLC, encoded by the coding sequence ATGTCCAGCCTGCGCCGCCTGCCTTCGCTGAACGCCTTGCGCGCGTTCGAGGCGGCCGCGCGGCTGCGCAGCGTCGGCCGCGCGGCGGCCGAACTGCACGTCACCCATGGCGCGGTCAGCCGCCAGATCCGGCTGCTGGAGGAGGAACTGGGGCTGGCGCTGCTGCAGCGCGAGGGCCGCGGCATTCGCCCGACCGCGGCCGGCGAGCGGCTGCGCGAGGCGGCCGGCGGCGCCTTCGCCCAGTTGCAGGACGCGGTGGCGGAACTGCGCCGCCCGGCGCGGCCCAGCGCGCTGGTGCTGGGTTGCCCGGGCAGCATCCTGGCGCGCTGGATGATCCCGCGCCTACAGGCGCTGCAGCGCGACCTGCCCGCACTGACCCTGCACCTGTCCGCGCACGAAGGCGAGTTTGGCGCCGACCTGGACGGCCTGGACGCCGCGCTGCTGCTCGGCCAGGCGCCATGGCCGGACGGCTGGCAGGTGCAGGTGCTGGCGCCGGAACGGATCGGCGCGGTGCTCAGCCCGGCCCTGCCGCACGCGCAGGCATTGGCGGCGAGCCCGCCGTCGGCGCTGTTGCGGCAACGTCTGCTGCACACCGCCTCGCGCCCACAGGCATGGCCGGCCTGGGCGCAGGCGCATGGCCTGGACCCGGCCGCGCTGCGCTACGGCACCGGCTTCGAGCACCTGTACTACCTGCTGGAAGCCGCGCTGGCCGGGATCGGCGTGGCGATCGCGCCGCAGCCGCTGGTCGCCGACGAACTGGTCAGCGGGCGCCTGCTGGCGCCATGGGGCTTCACCGACACCGGCGGGCAGTGGGCGCTGTGCGCGACCAGCGAACGCGACGATCCGCGCATCGACGCGCTGGCAGGCTGGCTGCGCATGCAACTGTGCTGA
- the trpB gene encoding tryptophan synthase subunit beta codes for MSSVPISDFHAYPDASGHFGRYGGRFVAETLIGPLQELAAAYDRARQDPAFLAEYDKDLKHYVGRPSPIYHAERLSREVGGAQILLKREDLNHTGAHKINNTIGQALLAGRMGKTRIIAETGAGQHGVASATVAARLGLECVVYMGATDIERQKINVYRMQLLGARVVPVTSGSATLKDALNEAMRDWVTNVRDTFYIIGTVAGPDPYPRMVRDFNAIVGREARAQMLEDYGRLPDAISACVGGGSNAIGLFHAFLNDPGVKIHGAEAAGDGIASGRHAASIAAGRPGVLHGNRTYVICDDDGQIIQTHSLSAGLDYPGVGPEHAFLSDSGRAVYQGITDDEALAAFHLLAHTEGILAALESSHAVAQSIKLARELPKDALVLCNLSGRGDKDVHTIAAREGMVL; via the coding sequence ATGTCTTCCGTTCCCATCAGCGACTTCCACGCCTATCCCGACGCCAGCGGCCACTTCGGCCGCTATGGCGGCCGCTTCGTCGCCGAGACCCTGATCGGGCCGCTGCAGGAGCTGGCCGCGGCCTACGACCGGGCGCGCCAGGACCCGGCCTTCCTCGCCGAGTACGACAAGGACCTGAAGCACTACGTCGGCCGGCCCAGCCCGATCTACCACGCCGAGCGGCTCAGCCGCGAGGTCGGCGGCGCGCAGATCCTGCTCAAGCGCGAGGACCTGAACCACACCGGCGCGCACAAGATCAACAACACCATCGGCCAGGCGTTGCTGGCCGGCCGCATGGGCAAGACCCGCATCATCGCCGAGACCGGCGCCGGCCAGCACGGCGTGGCCAGCGCCACGGTGGCCGCGCGGCTGGGCCTGGAATGTGTGGTGTACATGGGCGCCACCGACATCGAGCGGCAGAAGATCAACGTCTACCGGATGCAGCTGCTCGGCGCCAGGGTGGTGCCGGTGACCTCCGGTTCGGCCACGCTCAAGGACGCGCTGAACGAGGCGATGCGCGACTGGGTGACCAACGTGCGCGACACCTTCTACATCATCGGCACCGTCGCCGGCCCGGATCCGTATCCGCGCATGGTGCGCGACTTCAACGCCATCGTCGGCCGCGAGGCGCGCGCGCAGATGCTCGAAGACTACGGCCGCCTGCCGGACGCGATCAGCGCCTGCGTCGGCGGCGGCAGCAACGCGATCGGCCTGTTCCATGCCTTCCTCAACGATCCCGGGGTGAAGATCCACGGCGCCGAAGCCGCCGGCGACGGCATCGCCAGCGGCCGCCACGCCGCCTCCATCGCCGCCGGCCGTCCGGGCGTGCTGCACGGCAACCGCACCTACGTGATCTGCGACGACGACGGCCAGATCATCCAGACCCATTCGCTCTCCGCCGGCCTGGACTACCCGGGGGTCGGCCCCGAGCACGCGTTCCTGTCCGACAGCGGCCGTGCGGTCTACCAGGGCATCACCGACGACGAGGCGCTGGCCGCCTTCCACCTGCTGGCGCATACCGAGGGCATCCTCGCCGCGCTGGAATCCAGCCATGCGGTGGCGCAGTCGATCAAGCTGGCGCGCGAGCTGCCCAAGGACGCGCTGGTGCTGTGCAACCTGTCCGGCCGCGGCGACAAGGACGTGCACACCATCGCCGCGCGCGAAGGCATGGTGCTGTGA
- the trpA gene encoding tryptophan synthase subunit alpha has translation MSRASDRIAARFDALRQAGRKALIPFVTAGDPSLQATLPAMHALVEAGADVIELGVPFSDPMADGPIIQRSSERALARGAGLAYVLQTVSAFRRDDAATPVVLMGYLNPVEIHGTARFADEAVAAGVDGVLLVDLPPEESAETLAIFTAAGLDLIVLASPTTSDARIGRLCDAARGYLYYVSFAGVTGADHLDTRAAGDRLRQLRARSAVPVVAGFGIKDAASAKAMAADADGVVVGSALVAALAEAGTLQEVRDRALAFLAPLRQALDPG, from the coding sequence ATGAGCCGCGCCTCGGACCGCATCGCCGCGCGCTTCGACGCGCTGCGCCAGGCCGGACGCAAGGCGCTGATCCCGTTCGTCACCGCCGGCGATCCGTCGCTGCAGGCGACGCTGCCGGCGATGCATGCGCTGGTCGAGGCCGGCGCCGACGTGATCGAGCTCGGCGTGCCGTTCTCCGACCCGATGGCCGACGGTCCCATCATCCAGCGCAGCTCCGAGCGCGCGCTGGCGCGCGGCGCCGGCCTGGCCTACGTGCTGCAGACGGTCAGTGCGTTCCGCCGCGACGATGCGGCCACGCCGGTGGTGTTGATGGGGTACCTCAATCCGGTCGAGATCCACGGCACCGCGCGCTTCGCCGACGAGGCGGTGGCCGCCGGCGTGGACGGCGTGCTGCTGGTCGACCTGCCGCCGGAAGAATCGGCCGAGACCCTGGCGATCTTCACCGCGGCCGGCCTGGACCTGATCGTGCTGGCCTCGCCGACCACCAGCGACGCCCGCATCGGCCGGTTGTGCGATGCGGCGCGCGGCTACCTGTACTACGTCAGTTTCGCCGGCGTGACCGGCGCCGACCATCTCGACACCCGCGCCGCCGGCGATCGCCTGCGCCAGCTGCGCGCGCGTTCCGCGGTGCCGGTGGTGGCCGGGTTCGGGATCAAGGACGCCGCCAGCGCCAAGGCCATGGCCGCCGATGCCGACGGCGTGGTGGTCGGCAGCGCGCTGGTCGCGGCGCTGGCCGAGGCGGGCACCCTGCAAGAGGTGCGCGACCGTGCGCTGGCCTTCCTGGCGCCGCTGCGGCAGGCGCTGGACCCAGGGTGA
- the accD gene encoding acetyl-CoA carboxylase, carboxyltransferase subunit beta: protein MSWLSKLMPSGIRTDSTPSKKRSVPEGLWEKCPNCGAVLYRPELEENLEVCPKCGHHMAIRARARLAALFDPDTAPTEIGARLGPTDALKFKDQKKYGERIKASQKSTGEYDALIAMQGLLKAQPLVAASFDFAFMGGSMGSVVGERFALAAETALRIGAPFVCFSASGGARMQEGLLSLMQMAKTSAALGRLREAGLPYVSVLTHPTTGGVSASFAMLGDINIAEPHALIGFAGPRVIEQTVRETLPEGFQRSEFLLEHGAIDQICDRRALRERLSELLAMMMRQPAPAKTEVVA, encoded by the coding sequence ATGAGTTGGCTCAGCAAATTGATGCCCTCCGGCATCCGCACCGACAGCACGCCCAGCAAGAAGCGCAGCGTTCCCGAAGGCCTGTGGGAGAAGTGCCCGAACTGCGGCGCCGTGCTGTACCGGCCGGAACTGGAGGAGAACCTGGAGGTGTGCCCGAAGTGCGGCCACCACATGGCGATCCGCGCGCGCGCGCGGCTGGCGGCGCTGTTCGATCCGGACACCGCGCCGACCGAGATCGGCGCGCGTCTGGGCCCGACCGACGCGCTGAAGTTTAAGGACCAGAAGAAGTACGGCGAGCGCATCAAGGCCTCGCAGAAGAGCACCGGCGAGTACGACGCGCTGATCGCGATGCAGGGCCTGCTGAAGGCGCAGCCGCTGGTCGCCGCCTCGTTCGACTTCGCCTTCATGGGCGGCTCGATGGGGTCGGTGGTCGGCGAGCGTTTCGCGCTGGCCGCCGAGACCGCACTGCGGATCGGCGCGCCGTTCGTTTGCTTCTCCGCCAGCGGCGGCGCGCGCATGCAGGAAGGCCTGTTGTCGCTGATGCAGATGGCCAAGACCTCGGCCGCGCTCGGGCGCCTGCGCGAGGCCGGCCTGCCGTACGTCTCGGTGCTGACCCATCCGACCACCGGCGGCGTCTCGGCCAGCTTCGCCATGCTCGGCGACATCAACATCGCCGAACCGCACGCGCTGATCGGCTTCGCCGGCCCGCGGGTGATCGAGCAGACCGTGCGCGAGACCCTGCCGGAAGGCTTCCAACGCTCGGAGTTCCTGCTCGAGCATGGCGCCATCGACCAGATCTGCGACCGCCGCGCGCTGCGCGAGCGCCTGTCCGAACTGCTGGCGATGATGATGCGGCAGCCGGCACCGGCCAAGACGGAGGTAGTGGCGTGA
- the glmM gene encoding phosphoglucosamine mutase has translation MSARTYFGTDGIRGRVGQGAISADFVMRLGNALGRVLGAGGGVRPTVVIGKDTRISGYMFESALEAGLVATGANVQLLGPMPTPAVAFLTRTLGADAGIVISASHNPHYDNGIKFFSAEGEKLDDATESAIEAALDAPFATVDSEHLGKAMRARDAIGRYIEFCKASVPRGFDLRGLKVVLDCAHGATYHIAPLLFRELGAEVIAIGAAPDGLNINAGVGSMHIDNLAGNVRSHGAQLGIAFDGDGDRVLMADDQGNPVDGDDLLYVLARGWQASGRLRGPVVGTLMTNYGLEQTLARLGIAFQRAKVGDRYVHQALVEGGGILGGEASGHLLCLDRASTGDGIVSALQVLEALARDGVGLRQALAGLVKVPQKTVNVRLETGARAAVEAASVQQALQWAQAAVQGRGRAFLRPSGTEPVVRVTVEADDAALVQHTLDALAGAVRDAA, from the coding sequence ATGAGCGCCCGCACCTACTTCGGCACCGACGGCATCCGCGGCCGGGTCGGGCAGGGCGCGATTTCCGCCGATTTCGTGATGCGCCTGGGCAACGCGCTGGGCCGCGTGCTCGGTGCCGGCGGCGGCGTCCGGCCGACGGTGGTGATCGGCAAGGACACGCGCATTTCCGGCTACATGTTCGAGTCGGCGCTGGAGGCCGGGCTGGTCGCCACCGGCGCCAACGTGCAGTTGCTCGGGCCGATGCCGACCCCGGCGGTGGCGTTCCTGACCCGCACGCTCGGCGCCGACGCCGGCATCGTCATCAGCGCCTCGCACAACCCGCACTACGACAACGGCATCAAGTTCTTTTCCGCCGAGGGCGAGAAGCTTGACGACGCCACCGAGAGCGCGATCGAAGCCGCGCTCGACGCGCCGTTCGCCACGGTGGATTCCGAGCACCTGGGCAAGGCGATGCGCGCGCGCGACGCGATCGGCCGCTACATCGAGTTCTGCAAGGCCAGCGTGCCGCGCGGCTTCGACCTGCGTGGGCTGAAGGTGGTGCTGGACTGCGCGCATGGCGCGACCTACCACATCGCGCCGCTGCTGTTCCGCGAACTGGGCGCCGAGGTGATCGCGATCGGCGCTGCGCCGGACGGGCTCAACATCAACGCCGGGGTCGGCTCGATGCACATCGACAACCTCGCCGGCAACGTGCGCAGCCATGGCGCGCAGCTGGGCATCGCCTTCGACGGCGACGGCGACCGCGTGCTGATGGCCGACGACCAGGGCAATCCGGTCGATGGCGACGACCTGCTGTACGTGCTGGCGCGTGGCTGGCAGGCCAGCGGCCGCCTGCGCGGTCCGGTGGTTGGCACGCTGATGACCAACTACGGGCTGGAACAGACGCTGGCGCGCCTCGGGATCGCGTTCCAGCGTGCCAAGGTCGGCGACCGCTACGTGCATCAGGCGCTGGTCGAGGGCGGCGGCATCCTGGGCGGCGAGGCCTCCGGCCATCTGCTGTGCCTGGACCGGGCCAGCACCGGCGACGGCATCGTCAGCGCCTTGCAGGTGCTCGAGGCGCTCGCGCGCGACGGCGTCGGCCTGCGCCAGGCGCTGGCCGGGCTGGTCAAGGTGCCGCAGAAGACCGTCAACGTGCGCCTAGAGACCGGCGCCCGCGCGGCGGTCGAGGCTGCCAGCGTGCAGCAGGCGCTGCAGTGGGCGCAGGCCGCGGTGCAGGGCCGGGGCCGCGCCTTCCTGCGGCCGTCGGGCACCGAGCCGGTGGTGCGCGTCACCGTCGAGGCCGACGATGCGGCGCTGGTCCAGCACACGCTGGATGCGCTGGCCGGGGCGGTGCGTGACGCGGCGTGA